One window of Mus caroli chromosome 11, CAROLI_EIJ_v1.1, whole genome shotgun sequence genomic DNA carries:
- the Lpo gene encoding lactoperoxidase, which yields MKVLLHLPALLASLTLLQTAASASNASTVETDIIIHNTVEEVKVWVNKAFLDSRDRLKKAMTTKTHSTRHLSDYLKHAKGRTRTAIRSGQVWEESLKKLSQFLTNVTGQGLDLTSLSWEAGCNPPAPTMTCNISSPYRTINGYCNNRKNPALGSANRALARWLPAEYEDGLSLPYGWTPGKLRNGFPLPQPREVSNQIAAYLNEDVLDQKRSMLFMQWGQIVDHDMDFAPETEMGSDTYTKAQCDEHCIQGDNCFPIMFPAGDPKLKTQGKCMPFFRAGFVCPTPPYKSLAREQINALTSFLDASLVYSPEPSLANRLRNLSSPLGLMAVNEEVSDNGRPFPPFVKMKPSPCEVINATAGVPCFLAGDSRASEQILLATSHTLFIREHNRLAIELNKLNPHWDGETLYQETRKIMGAFIQVVTFRDYLPILLGDEMQKWIPPYQGYNESVDPRVSNVFTFALRFGHLEIPSTVSRLDENYQPWGSESELPLHTVFFNTWRLVKDGGIDPLVRGLLAKNAKLMRQNKMMTDELRNKLFQPNHTIHGFDLASINIQRSRDHGQPGYNSWRAFCGLSQPKTLEELSAVMENEVLAKKLLDLYGTPSNIDIWLGAVAEPLVHRGRVGPLLTCLLGQQFQRIRDGDRFWWENPGVFTEKQRESLQKMSFSRLVCDNTGIDKVPLNPFQANDYPHGFVDCSSIDKLDLSPWASVKK from the exons ATGAAAGTGCTTCTGCATCTCCCAGCCCTCCTGGCTTCCCTGACCTTGCTCCAGACTGCGGCATCTGCCAGCAATG CTTCAACTGTCGAAACTGACATCATCATCCACAACACAGTGGAAGAGGTCAAGGTCTGGGTCAACAAGGCCTTCCTGGATTCCCGGGACAG GCTGAAGAAGGCCATGACAACCAAGACACATAGCACCCGTCACCTGTCAGATTATCTCAAGCATGCCAAAGGCCGGACACGCACAGCCATCCGGAGTGGGCAGGTGTGGGAAGAGTCCCTAAAGAAACTGTCTCAGTTTCTCACCAATGTCACAG GTCAAGGCCTGGATTTGACTTCGCTCTCTTGGGAGGCAGGCTGTAATCCCCCTGCTCCAACAATGACTTGCAACATAAGTAGTCCTTACCGGACCATTAATGGATACTGTAACAACAG GAAGAATCCAGCGCTGGGATCCGCCAACAGGGCGCTGGCTCGATGGCTGCCCGCAGAATACGAGGACGGGCTCTCCCTCCCTTACGGGTGGACTCCGGGGAAGTTGCGGAACGGCTTCCCTCTTCCGCAG CCCCGGGAAGTCTCTAACCAGATTGCAGCCTATCTGAACGAGGACGTTCTGGACCAGAAGAGATCCATGCTCTTCATGCAGTGGGGTCAAATCGTGGACCACGACATGGACTTTGCCCCTGAAACTGAAATGGGGAGTGATACCTACACCAAAGCCCAGTGCGACGAACACTGTATCCAGGGAGACAACTGCTTCCCCATCATG TTCCCAGCTGGTGACCCTAAATTAAAGACTCAGGGGAAGTGCATGCCTTTCTTCAGAGCTGGATTTGTCTGCCCCACACCACCCTACAAATCCCTGGCCCGAGAGCAGATCAATGCTCTAACCTCTTTCCTGGATGCTAGCCTAGTGTATAGCCCTGAGCCAAGCCTGGCAAATCGACTTAGAAACCTCAGCAGCCCCTTGGGCCTCATGGCTGTCAATGAAGAAGTCTCAGACAATGGGCGGCCCTTCCCACCTTTCGTCAAAATGAAACCCAGCCCCTGTGAGGTCATCAATGCCACAGCTGGTGTGCCCTGCTTCTTGGCAG GGGACTCCCGAGCCTCAGAGCAGATCTTGCTGGCCACATCCCACACACTCTTTATCCGGGAGCACAACCGGTTGGCCATAGAACTAAACAAACTCAACCCGCATTGGGACGGAGAGACGCTCTATCAGGAAACAAGGAAAATCATGGGAGCCTTTATACAG GTGGTCACCTTTAGGGACTACCTACCCATCCTACTGGGTGATGAGATGCAGAAGTGGATTCCCCCATACCAAGGCTACAATGAGTCTGTAGACCCCCGAGTTTCCAATGTCTTCACCTTTGCTTTACGCTTCGGCCACTTGGAGATTCCCTCTACTGTGTCCCGCCTAGATGAGAATTATCAGCCGTGGGGTTCGGAATCTGAGCTACCCCTGCACACCGTCTTTTTCAACACCTGGAGGCTGGTCAAGGACG GTGGAATTGATCCTCTGGTTCGAGGCCTGTTGGCCAAGAATGCCAAGTTAATGCGTCAGAACAAAATGATGACAGACGAGCTTCGAAACAAGCTGTTTCAACCAAATCACACCATCCATGGCTTCGACCTGGCTTCCATCAACATACAGCGGAGCAGAGACCACGGACAGCCTG GGTACAATTCCTGGAGAGCTTTCTGTGGGCTGTCCCAACCAAAGACACTAGAGGAGCTGAGTGCTGTCATGGAAAACGAGGTGCTGGCCAAGAAGCTGCTGGACCTCTATGGAACCCCGAGCAACATTGATATCTGGCTAGGGGCCGTCGCTGAACCCCTGGTCCACAGGGGTCGGGTGGGGCCTCTCTTGACCTGTCTCCTGGGCCAGCAGTTCCAGCGGATCCGAGATGGAGACAG GTTCTGGTGGGAGAACCCCGGGGTCTTCACAGAGAAGCAACGGGAGTCTCTACAGAAGATGTCCTTCTCCCGCCTGGTCTGTGACAACACTGGCATCGACAAGGTCCCGCTGAACCCGTTCCAGGCTAACGACTATCCCCATGGCTTTGTGGACTGCTCTTCAATTGATAAGCTGGACCTCTCACCCTGGGCCTCAGTGAAGAAGTAG